Sequence from the Candidatus Atribacteria bacterium ADurb.Bin276 genome:
CAGTTAAAATAACCAACACTTGCATATCCATAGTAAAAGCCAGATATTCAGCAGCGGTCAGGGCCATACGGGGAGTAATGATTCGTTCGACCGCCGGGTCATTGGCTAAGTTGATAAAAAGAACTGATCGTTCGATAGCACCGGTATTACGAAGCTCTAAAATAAAATAATTCGCTTCTTCAAAGGTAATTCCTAAGGCACCAAAGACCACTGCAAAGGTTTCGGTTTCTCCCAACACTTTAGCCTGTCGAGCAATTTGAGCAGCTAAACGGGCATGAGGAAGTCCAGAACCAGAAAATATCGGTAGTTTTTGCCCTCTTACTAAGGTGTTCAGTCCATCAATGGCTGATACTCCAGTTTGGATAAAATCGATGGGATAGTCTCGAGCTACTGGATTCATTGGGTTCCCGTTGATATCTAAGCGGGCATCAGGAAAAATCTCGGGTCCGTTATCGATAGGAAAACCAGAACCATTGAAGATTCGTCCCAAGATGTCAGGAGATACCGGTAATTCCATGACTCGCCCTAAAAATTTCACCCGGGTTTGACCAATACCAATTCCTTCGGTTCCTTCAAAAACTTGAACCAGAGCTTGGTTACTGGTGGTCATGAGCACCTGACCCCGTTTACGAGAGCCGTCTTGAAGCTCAATTTCAACGATTTCCATATAACGAGCATCAGTTACCTGTTCAATGGTTAATAGGGGGCCGCTTACTTCAGATATGGTTAAATACTCTTTATACATTACTTTCAACCTCCCCCCTCATTTTGGCTTTTACTTGATCTTGAATTTCTATAATTAAATTTTCTATTTTCGATAATTCTTCTTCAGGGACAAATTTCATCCGGGCAATTCGTTCTCGAGCCGGTAGAGCAAGAATTTCTTTAAGAGAATATCCCTGATCAAGAGCTTTCATACCTTCTTGGTAATAACTCAAAATCACTTTCATCATTAAGTATTGTTTTCGTAAAGTGGTAAAGGTATCGATATCTACGAATGCATTCTGTTGTAAGAAGTCTTCTCGAATAGAGCGGGTAATTTCCAAAACAAAACGCTCTTTAAATGAAAGCGACTCTACGCCAACCAGACGAACGATTTCTTCTAATTCGGCTTCCTGCTGGAGAAGGCGCAAGGCTTCACTGCGCAGTTGGGCAAAATCAGGTGCGACATTTTGCTTCCAGTAGGCTTCTAAGTTTTGAACATAAATTGAATAGCTTTGCAACCAATTGATGGCAGGGAAATGCCGTTTATAAGCCAGTTTATCTTCTAATCCCCAAAACACTTGCACCACTCGAAGGGTGTTTTGAGTGACTGGCTCGGAAAGGTCTCCACCTGGAGGTGAAACTGCTCCAATAACACTGAGCGAACCATAGCGGTCATCAGAACCTTGGCATTTCACTTTTCCAGCTCTTTCATAGAAACTGGCTATTCGGCTTCCTAAATAGGCTGGGAAACCTTCATCTCCAGGCATTTCTTCTAAACGTCCGGAAATTTCTCGCATGGCTTCTGCCCATCGGGAGGTGGAATCAGCCATCAGAGCAACGTTATAACCCATGTCTCGGTAATACTCGGCAATGGTAATACCGGTATAAACTGAAGCTTCACGGGCAGCAACCGGCATGTTCGAAGTGTTGGCGATTAGTACCGTTCTTTTCATCAAAGGTTCACCGGTATAGGGATCGATTAACTCGGGAAACTCCATCAAAACGTCGGTCATTTCGTTTCCCCGTTCTCCGCATCCAATGAATACGATGACATCGGCATTAGCCCATTTGGCCAGCTGATGCTGTACCACGGTTTTACCACTTCCGAAGGGTCCTGGGATGCAAGCAACTCCTCCCTTGGCGATGGGAAAGAAGAGGTCAATAACTCGCTGGCCAGTGATAAGAGGTTCTTCTAAAATGAGCTTACTGGCAAAGGGGCGACCAGTTCGAACCGGCCAACGCTGTAACATGGTAATCGATATTTTCTCTCCTCCATTAGTTTGGATGGTGGCAATTGGCTCGACAACCGTAAAGGATCCGGTTTTTATTTCAACTAAAGTTCCTGAAATTCCTGGAGGAATCATGACCTTATGAACAATGGTGGTGCTTTCCTGAGTTTCTCCAATAATATCACCGGCTTGGACCTGAGTACCGTTGGTAACCAGGGGTTTGAAATCCCACTTTTTATTCCGATCCAAAGCTGATGCTTCTACTCCTCGTGCGATAAAGTTTCCAGAGGATTTTAAGATGATTTCAAGAGGTCGCTGAGTTCCATCAAAAATGTTGGATATTAAACCGGGGCCAAGTTCGACACTCAAAGGTTCATGAGTCGTCTCAACCGGTTCTCCGGGTTGTAGGCCAGCGGTTTCTTCGTAAACCTGAATAGTAACTTCTTGATTGTGGATCCCGATAATTTCACCGACCAATTTCTTAGCTCCAACTTTAACCATATCATACATTTTGGCATCGGAAAGATTTTGAGCAATGACTACCGGGCCGTTTACGCTCAATATGAATCCATTCATTTCTTTTTCCACGTTCATCATTCCTCTCCCTGAAGCATAATATTGCTCCCAATCGCCATTTCAACCAAACGAGAAATATACTTCGATCCTTGACCCATTTCATTGGGGTTGGTTGGTATTCCCAAAATGGCTGGCAGGGCTTCAGAGCGTATGTCTTCAAATTGTTTTTTTATTTGGTTGTAAAATTTCCATTCGGAGAAAATCATTGAGTATTTTTCTCTCCTCAAAGTGGGTAGGACATTATTCAATGCTTCGAAAGAATTTACCGAGAATACATCAAATCCCATTCCACGAAAGCAAAGAGAATTCTCTTCTCCACCAACAAAGGCAACCTTTACCTTACTCATAGTAACACTCTCGCAGTTTACTTTTTATTTCGTTCTCACTAATTTGAAAATACTTTCCGTGCAAAATGATCCTCAGATTACGAACATCGGTATATTTTGCATAGAGAAATCCAAATACTGGTTCAGGTCCAAATGCCTGAATGCGGTAAGGGCGAAGAAATTTCATGAGATAATTATCCATGTTTTTTTCCATTTCGGATAGAAATCGTGGATCATTTTTATACTCAACATCATGGGGCAAAAGCTCCCGAAATCCAAGATGGATGATAGTTTCTACGACTTTTTCGTCCGCACCAGTGACTATTTCCGCCAGATCTTCAAAGCGAATATAGGGGTTTTCCCAATAGATTGATCGAAAGAGATCAATTTTGGTTTGTTGAAATTTTGCTCGTAAAGCCGACCGAAGATAGGCAAACATAAAATAAGCAATCAACCAATTTT
This genomic interval carries:
- the ntpB gene encoding V-type sodium ATPase subunit B, coding for MYKEYLTISEVSGPLLTIEQVTDARYMEIVEIELQDGSRKRGQVLMTTSNQALVQVFEGTEGIGIGQTRVKFLGRVMELPVSPDILGRIFNGSGFPIDNGPEIFPDARLDINGNPMNPVARDYPIDFIQTGVSAIDGLNTLVRGQKLPIFSGSGLPHARLAAQIARQAKVLGETETFAVVFGALGITFEEANYFILELRNTGAIERSVLFINLANDPAVERIITPRMALTAAEYLAFTMDMQVLVILTDMTNYCEALREISAARREVPGRRGYPGYLYTDLATMYERAGRIRGKNGSITQIPILTMPEDDKTHPIPDLTGYITEGQIIVSRQLFRKGIYPPIDVLPSLSRLRDKGIGKGKTREDHSDLANQLFAAYARGREAVELATILGEASLTDIDRIYMKFAEDFEVKFVKQGEYENRSIDETLNIGWELLRMLPKEELKRVRDAFIEKYYESSESPVLTQRED
- the ntpA gene encoding V-type sodium ATPase catalytic subunit A, giving the protein MNVEKEMNGFILSVNGPVVIAQNLSDAKMYDMVKVGAKKLVGEIIGIHNQEVTIQVYEETAGLQPGEPVETTHEPLSVELGPGLISNIFDGTQRPLEIILKSSGNFIARGVEASALDRNKKWDFKPLVTNGTQVQAGDIIGETQESTTIVHKVMIPPGISGTLVEIKTGSFTVVEPIATIQTNGGEKISITMLQRWPVRTGRPFASKLILEEPLITGQRVIDLFFPIAKGGVACIPGPFGSGKTVVQHQLAKWANADVIVFIGCGERGNEMTDVLMEFPELIDPYTGEPLMKRTVLIANTSNMPVAAREASVYTGITIAEYYRDMGYNVALMADSTSRWAEAMREISGRLEEMPGDEGFPAYLGSRIASFYERAGKVKCQGSDDRYGSLSVIGAVSPPGGDLSEPVTQNTLRVVQVFWGLEDKLAYKRHFPAINWLQSYSIYVQNLEAYWKQNVAPDFAQLRSEALRLLQQEAELEEIVRLVGVESLSFKERFVLEITRSIREDFLQQNAFVDIDTFTTLRKQYLMMKVILSYYQEGMKALDQGYSLKEILALPARERIARMKFVPEEELSKIENLIIEIQDQVKAKMRGEVESNV
- the ntpG gene encoding V-type sodium ATPase subunit G → MSKVKVAFVGGEENSLCFRGMGFDVFSVNSFEALNNVLPTLRREKYSMIFSEWKFYNQIKKQFEDIRSEALPAILGIPTNPNEMGQGSKYISRLVEMAIGSNIMLQGEE